Part of the Mya arenaria isolate MELC-2E11 chromosome 8, ASM2691426v1 genome, AAGCAAAGTGTAATTAAAAAGCTGTCCGTGCCAGTTTTCAATATACAGAAGCCAGTTGATGTGGACAAGTTTAAGGACAAACTTCTTGGCATGGGTGCAAATGCTGGGTGGCTGAAGAACTTCGAAGTGAAAACTGACTCCATCTTAATTCCCAAACTGAACgaaattaattttaactttaGTGATAGTGTAAACCTTAAAGACCCAAAACAAACTGATTTCTTTAATTCATACTTTAAATCAATGCAGATCACAGAATTTGATTGCATGACAATTGAGTGTCTAACGAGAAGCCAAGGCCAGTCCGATTTGTGGGCACTAGAAAGGGAGGAGAGATTGACGGCATCAAACTTTGGGCGCatatgcaaacaaaaaacacaacgGAACCAGATTCTGTTCTAAAAGACCTGCTAAAGTACAGGACATTCGATACCATATACACAAAGTATGGACGTAACCATGAGAGTGTGGCGAGGAGAACATATGAAAAAACTATGAGAAAATCCCATCCAGGACTAAGTGTCAAGAAATGCGGCCTGCTTGTGACACCAGAGTTTCCTCATCTTGGTGCCAGTCCAGATGGATTTGTAAACTGTATGCATTGCGAGACCCATAATGGCCTGTTAGAAATTAAGTGTCCAGCATCAAACAACTGGAAAATGAAAGTTCCGGAAGAATGTGCCATTGACCCAAAATTCTTTTGCCGTTTAGGTGCCGATGGAAAATTATTACTGAAAAGGACCCATAATTACTACTACCAGGTTCATGGTAAACTTGGGATTAGTGGCCGAAAGTGGTGTGATTTTGTCGTTTGGACATGCATGGGTATATCAGTGGAAAGGATCTATGCGGATAGTGACTTTTTCAAGGACAACATGTTGCCATTCTTGAATGACTTTTATGTGAAAGCTTTGCTTCAAGAAATGTTCACTTGCCGTGTAAAACGAGGGTTAAAATTGTTCACTTAAAAAATGAGGCCACATTCTCCGACTTATTCATAATGTTCCTctgcagaaaaaaatgtattttactaGTTAGTAATTAGTTTATctgcaaaaaatatgtttttcaataagattaatttaactatttagtaaaaatggcatttttataATCAGTTATGTGAAATTGAATCTATTGGTACATTCTCTAGACACactttttgttattatttcattggtacatgtatgtttgcctacacattaaatatttctgaaggaaactgtattttatattttgaatgatatgcTGACAGAAGAGCAGTAATAGCAAGTAAATACTAGGAAAGCTATTTGGACTTTGTGTTGACAGCTTAACTCATTCGATCACAAGCTAGAACACATAACTTTCACAGAAACAAATCCTGAATTTCACTTCATAGGTATGTCAACTGCTCACAAACAATCcttttaaagtgactcgctcatggtttataaaatgcacttttttaattacaaaaaagtgtggaaaatcataaggagtgttaaaacaaaaataccaaaagctggaacccttcagcaaatgttgatattttctcaaatatcatctttgaagaccacaattttcataagcGTTTTTATAATGTGATGGAAAATTAATTTCGACTGTGGTGTTGCATGATTGgttaattgacattatcacgtgatgttatcaatgtatccataacaggtcaacatatccaacacttgttaaagtcccggtggccatgtggactagccggctgttttctatattttttcttgacttgacCAGCTttaccaaaatacttttttcgatttcatagagtaaaataatgataaaataagtgttttcagatgcattaccgggaaactAACTTTTGGTCCAAAGACATGAGCGTGTCACTTTAATGCTCACATAATGAACACATATGACCTTTTGTGAAAAATAGCTCAACTATTTACCACCATGTGCACTGCTCTACAACAGCCATGATTGGATAATTGCGAAAATGAAATGACACAAACTGGAAGTCGACATTTTATTAATTAGAACAACTTCAATCGTTACAAACAAAAGCAATTATACACTGATGAATAAATGCATACATGGTTTAGtttatataacttaaaatgttcaaaaactcTTTTGCTACTATACTTAATTATACTAAACTATAATTGCTGTCAATCAACAGCAGTATTagtagtttttaatatatactaCTCAAACTCTTCAAACTGTCATAtactttgtatttatttgaaaattaaaacccCCAACTTAAGAAAATAGGTGGGGATAAgtcatttcatgttttttttttgctaaatcCCCCCTCCTGGAGTAGATACTGATTCTGAGGCAAAAGTTCAGGTTATGATGCACAATAAGaattacacatgtattacagAACGGTCAATTGGGTACAAGAGGGGGCTGTAGATTTGTCAACTTCGCACACAATTTCCACACTTTCGAAGCACGAGATGACATTGTGATAGGCATCACACCTTGGACAATTCTGAAGTTTTTTATGCGCTCCATTTGTCTTTCAACGTGGATCCTAGCATTAGCAATATCCCTTGTTTGCTGAACTTCACGTTTTGAGAATTTAGATTGTCCACGTTTAAAGGGTGGTATGACCAGCTTTATTCCTTTTGGTGTGGTGAGGTCAGAAATGATAAATCCTTTATCTGCCATTATAGAATCACCTTCTTCACGCAAGTCAATTATCCCACtgttgtttgttatctttttgtCACTTATCGATCCAACCCACACATCTGATACAAATGTTACATGCCCTGAAGGACTGATCCCTACTAAAGATTTCCAAGTAATATGGGATTTATAGTCGCTGTAATCAAAGATTTTAACTGCAGCGATCTCGGTGTTTCAGTTTTGATTTCGGTGCAGTCAATAATAACCCTAGTGTCTGGAAACTTGTCTCGAAAAAGTTTTGGCATGTTAAATTTTACAGCTGACTTCGATGGCCACATAATCAAAAAATCTAATTTCATATCTAAATAATCAATCCACTTATTCAACAATCTGCTGCAGGCTGCCTGTGAAATGCAAAATCTAGCTGCTAAATCAGCCACTAATAGACCTAACCTTAATCTCATTAGTACCATGAAAAATTCATCAATAAGTCGTAGAGCCCTAGGTCGACCACCACTTGACTTCCTACATCGAGTTTGAGGTTTTTCCTGCATATCGCCCATTTCGTCAAATAAAGCATTAAACAATCCTTTGTTTGGTATTCCAGTGTAGAAGTTCAGTTTGGACGGATTGTCCATGACATCCTCATACACTAGAGTAGGAAGCATTGCCTGCACTCCAATACCTCTCTGCTCACATGTACCAGTTTGGGTACTAATACTTCGAATTGTTTGAACCGATTCTGTCTGTGTACCTATCGTCATCGTCGGTATACAGGTCTGTGTTTCAATCATCCTGAAACaaaattagttttaatttattcaattttcaaaactatttatttttttgggtGGGTGTGTGGGGGTTTGCAAgttttcaacatcaacaactTTGGTATTTAAAAAGCGTTTGCAGACATTACAATAATCATGCAGATGTTTAACATCCAGTTTAAATATCAACAAGTCAAATGACGAACATATGTATGCTATATTAacgtatacattttttaatacacTTCATTTCCtctttaaattatgtatttcacCATTGAAAGTTGAAATTACAACTATCAAGCACAGCAATCCTTGTGTTTGATACAATTTACCCTTAATCACGTctacatataatttataatcaattgGCTGTACCTGATTGCACTTGGTGCTGGAACCGGTTCACATGTGTAGTCATGGAAATTTAGGGAAACATCAAGGTTGGATTTGTGGGATTCTTGTATGAAAGACGTCTCAGCATCGTCACCGTTCTGATGATCTCCTACTTCTGTTGCTGGCATTTGAAGATCTTCAGGAGTCTCTGATTCTGATTCCAAACGTGTAGCAATGAAAGGCTTGCCTTGGAAGTTTACGTCACCATCGTATGTGTCTGGTTCTTGTTCATTCTCATCAAGCGCCTGAATAACATAATGCACTCAATTCAAAGACAAATTTATGAAACATATCAGATGAAATTTTGATCAATAATTATACCCATATAGAACAGAAACAAGTTTATTCAACACATATGAGGACGAAATGTTCAGTCTAAACATGTATGGGCTCcgaattttatcaaaattatctGTTATAATATGAGTTAAAAGATGGGGTGGGGaactattataattttatgtaacaaAGATAAGTTGTTCTCCATCTGTCACTCCATATTTAACATAAAGGTACTGCTCTTATTGAACATACACAGTTTCATATAATGTCAACATGACAATTTAACAATAGTTTTGTGCCAACAACTTACTGAGCTtagaaatattttgtcagtCCCTGACGCAGTCGGAAATCTAGATGGAAGGGTATGGAGCATGGACGGACCCGCACGATCAACAAAATGTTCACTGCATAACAGTTTGTTTCCATTCCACTGAAAACTTTTCATCACAGTCTTACATCGTTGTATCCAGACTCGTTTAACACGTTTATTCTTTGGAAAACGATGAAGAGAGACCGTTCTACCATCGATAACTTTGCCACGAAAAGTTCCCTTACAAACACAgcaatatttcaaagatttccTCTTCGTTTCCATCGTTCATCGGTTTATTTAACTAGCTATTACTGTAAACACGGAAGTAAATATGAGATTGTAGTCCTCGGAAGTGAAATTACTTTTCGCGCATGCGCATAACGACCAATAACGATAACTCATCAAGGGAGACTACCTAGTTTTGGATAAGGCCTATAGGCATCAGATATCTTTACATTGCAACAAACCAAACAAATGCGTTGTTTTGTCTCCTTGGCATCaaatatctgtatttattttgtttaaattgtgatATCAGTTTATTAATTAAGTAAAGTTAAGTTAGCTTATCAAtcagaatattatttttacttttaattgagCTGCAGAAGTTCtatattaaacatgatatacCGTTATCCCACTACTAAAGCAGTCTTTAAAAGGTTTATGGTTTGCTTGGctttactgacaatatattCGACTTTCGTCTTATTATAGACTTTAAATCTGAAGAAGCTGTACTtacatataatttcaaacactgGGATAGTACTTATCGGTACTTATTTGGAAAATGTCTCATTTATGATACCAGTTTTAGTTGAAACGGGAGTCAAACCcgtatatttgttaatatttataacagtaTTCAATTGAACACATGTAGTACTTTGTCGTACTATGTAGTTCTAcatagttttataataattgtcTCTACCTTATTCAAAGttagaaactatttttttgagaaaaacatAAGCAAATGCAAACACCGTTAttcaaataaagcatttattcaACTAAATGTGTGTTCATCAATTTATCAATGCGccagaaaactgttttaagacTGTTTTACTTACAAATACTTAAGGTTTCTGTAATGAAGTCAATGTAAGAAAGATTTAGAATATCAAGATGAATTCGTACAACATTTACTTTAAACGTTCttacaatacataaacatttataataatggATTTCTTTCTTCACTTATCGTATTATGCGAAACAAAATCGAACATATTCagaattaaatgtaaaacaaaataaataagtgtaCAGTAAACGTAAAATACTTAAgcaaagtattttttatcacagattcaaagtttattttttaagcatttggGTCGCACTGATAGACTGCAAATTCGTCAATTCTTCCTTTGAAGTTTAGCATACCGGAAGCATAACCGATGTGAAGAGCACACTGGACTTTTCTCAACTGTCCCTCAACTTCAACGTATTCGACAGGCTGTGGACCTACCGTCAGCGATAATTGATTGTTGTGGAACTTGTACGTAACGTCCTTCTCTGAGACGGTCTCGTTTGCATCAAGGGGGATCTGGGGGACAGCAACTGACGCCCCGAACTGTTTCCAGGTTCCGACAAGCGCGACTACGTTTTGGCTGTTCTCGGTCATCTGGATTGATGGATTGACCGTGCAATCAAAGTTAGAAAAGAGTGCTCTCTGTTCGCCGTCTGGGATTTCTGTGTGGTCAGAAGTGTACTTCATTCGGACAATTAGGGTATCCTTGATTTCGAGATTGGTGAAAAATGGGATGACCAGCTGACTCGTGGCTCCATCGAAAATTGCCTCTCCGTTTTCTACCAATACGCTTACGTTTTGGACATCTATTTGGTTTCGTGACTCATCCAGCAAAC contains:
- the LOC128244963 gene encoding uncharacterized protein LOC128244963, whose translation is METKRKSLKYCCVCKGTFRGKVIDGRTVSLHRFPKNKRVKRVWIQRCKTVMKSFQWNGNKLLCSEHFVDRAGPSMLHTLPSRFPTASGTDKIFLSSALDENEQEPDTYDGDVNFQGKPFIATRLESESETPEDLQMPATEVGDHQNGDDAETSFIQESHKSNLDVSLNFHDYTCEPVPAPSAIRMIETQTCIPTMTIGTQTESVQTIRSISTQTGTCEQRGIGVQAMLPTLVYEDVMDNPSKLNFYTGIPNKGLFNALFDEMGDMQEKPQTRCRKSSGGRPRALRLIDEFFMVLMRLRLGLLVADLAARFCISQAACSRLLNKWIDYLDMKLDFLIMWPSKSAVKFNMPKLFRDKFPDTRVIIDCTEIKTETPRSLQLKSLITATINPILLGNL